One Gemmatimonadota bacterium genomic region harbors:
- a CDS encoding winged helix-turn-helix transcriptional regulator: MTHESAPAGFKGTRGDILVALKRSQPLTTKELAGQFGLTANAFRRHLKDLEAEGLVGYSRQVRGVGQPVFAYRLTDAGERLFPSQYDVVLSQALETVREKFGSDAVVEIFRARWAAVAEKAGPELALLPLPERTERLAQLLSSMGYMAVAEQNGHSTLREHHCTIRSLVDRFPEVCAAEERFISEILGADVVRHAHIAKGANCCEYCITERPEMVSLGVSSSGQDRLPTQP, encoded by the coding sequence ATGACGCACGAGTCGGCGCCGGCGGGGTTCAAGGGGACACGGGGTGACATCCTCGTCGCCCTGAAGAGGTCGCAACCTCTTACCACAAAAGAACTTGCGGGACAGTTCGGTCTCACGGCCAACGCCTTTCGCCGGCACCTGAAGGACCTTGAGGCGGAAGGGCTCGTCGGGTACTCACGCCAGGTGCGCGGGGTGGGCCAGCCTGTTTTCGCTTACCGGCTCACTGACGCTGGGGAACGTCTGTTCCCATCCCAGTACGATGTTGTTCTCTCCCAAGCACTTGAGACGGTCCGGGAGAAGTTCGGATCGGATGCGGTCGTCGAGATCTTCCGCGCGCGATGGGCGGCGGTCGCAGAGAAGGCAGGGCCCGAGCTGGCGCTCCTGCCGTTACCCGAGCGAACCGAGCGGCTGGCTCAGCTGTTGTCTTCCATGGGATACATGGCGGTGGCCGAGCAGAACGGGCATAGCACGCTGCGAGAGCATCATTGCACCATCAGGTCCCTCGTCGACCGGTTCCCCGAAGTCTGCGCAGCCGAGGAGCGTTTCATCAGCGAGATCCTGGGGGCGGACGTCGTCAGGCACGCGCACATCGCGAAGGGTGCCAACTGCTGCGAATACTGCATCACCGAGCGACCTGAAATGGTCTCGCTCGGCGTTTCCTCATCCGGTCAAGACCGGTTACCGACACAGCCATGA
- a CDS encoding M23 family metallopeptidase, with the protein MKRRVIATVLVLAGGCRGLQPLPPPQAPVPGRELPADVRPPEGETAGRAVIPDDHTALLARALLVPVRGVRPDQLRDSFRAARGDRVHAAMDIMAPRGTPVLAADAGLLWKVRSNALGGLTVYVLDDEQRFIYYYAHLDRYADDTKEGRRVEKGTVLGYVGTTGNAPPNAPHLHFQLMKYRGDGRWWDGEPINPFPYLTALHRGTP; encoded by the coding sequence GTGAAACGCCGCGTCATCGCGACCGTGCTCGTGCTGGCTGGGGGATGTCGGGGGCTGCAGCCCCTGCCGCCACCGCAGGCCCCCGTCCCCGGGCGAGAGCTTCCAGCCGACGTGCGTCCCCCCGAGGGAGAGACAGCCGGCCGCGCCGTGATCCCTGACGACCACACGGCCCTCCTGGCGCGTGCCCTGCTGGTTCCCGTCCGCGGGGTGCGACCGGACCAGCTCCGCGACAGCTTTCGCGCCGCGCGCGGCGATCGTGTTCATGCGGCGATGGACATCATGGCGCCTCGGGGGACGCCGGTGCTTGCGGCGGACGCCGGGCTGCTGTGGAAGGTGCGCTCGAATGCGCTGGGTGGCCTGACCGTGTACGTCCTCGATGACGAGCAGCGATTCATCTACTACTATGCGCACCTGGATCGTTACGCAGACGACACAAAGGAAGGTCGGCGCGTCGAGAAGGGTACGGTGCTCGGCTACGTGGGCACCACGGGCAATGCGCCGCCCAATGCGCCTCACCTGCATTTCCAGTTGATGAAATACCGTGGGGACGGTCGGTGGTGGGATGGCGAACCCATCAATCCGTTTCCCTACCTCACCGCGCTACACCGGGGGACGCCATGA
- the sufB gene encoding Fe-S cluster assembly protein SufB yields the protein MSSAIDALVAREYQYGFTTDIESDTIPPGLSEDVVRLISAKKNEPAFLLEWRLKAFRRWQQMTEPRWPNVSYTPIDYQATSYYSSPRTAKPLGSLDELDPKIKETYDKLGIPLHEQKLLAGVAVDAVFDSVSVGTTYKEELKKHGVIFCSFGEAVREHPELIERYLGSVVPYSDNFFAALNSAVFSDGSFVYIPKGVRCPMELSTYFRINAADTGQFERTLIVADEGAYVSYLEGCTAPKRSTNQLHAAVVEIVALDRATVKYSTVQNWYAGDEEGRGGIYNFVTKRGKAMTDAKISWTQVETGSAITWKYPSVILQGDNSTGEFYSVAVVNNRQQADTGTKMIHIGRNTKSNIVSKGISAGKGQNSYRGQVKVLPKAEGARNYTQCDSMLIGNACGAHTFPYIEAQNNTAIIEHEASTSKIGEDQIFYLKQRGLSAEHAVSMIVSGFCREVFKELPMEFALEAQQLLGISLEGSVG from the coding sequence ATGAGTTCTGCCATCGACGCCCTGGTCGCCAGGGAATACCAATACGGCTTCACCACGGACATCGAGTCCGACACGATCCCACCGGGGCTCAGTGAGGATGTGGTACGGCTGATCTCCGCCAAGAAGAACGAGCCGGCCTTCCTGCTGGAGTGGCGGTTGAAGGCGTTTCGGCGGTGGCAGCAGATGACCGAGCCCCGCTGGCCCAACGTCTCGTACACGCCGATCGACTACCAGGCGACGTCGTATTACTCCTCGCCCCGTACCGCGAAGCCGCTCGGTTCGCTGGACGAGCTCGATCCCAAGATCAAGGAGACCTACGACAAGCTCGGGATCCCGTTGCACGAGCAGAAGCTGCTGGCGGGGGTGGCGGTGGACGCCGTCTTCGACTCGGTCTCGGTGGGCACCACGTACAAGGAAGAACTGAAGAAGCACGGCGTGATCTTCTGCTCCTTCGGCGAGGCCGTGCGCGAACACCCCGAGCTGATCGAGCGATACCTCGGATCGGTGGTTCCGTACAGCGACAACTTCTTCGCCGCGCTCAACTCCGCCGTTTTCTCCGATGGCTCCTTCGTCTACATCCCGAAGGGCGTGCGCTGCCCGATGGAACTGTCGACCTACTTCCGCATCAACGCCGCCGACACCGGGCAGTTCGAGCGAACGTTGATCGTCGCGGACGAAGGGGCATACGTGAGCTACCTCGAGGGGTGCACGGCGCCGAAGCGCTCGACGAACCAGCTCCACGCCGCCGTGGTGGAGATCGTCGCCCTCGACCGCGCCACGGTGAAGTACTCGACGGTCCAGAACTGGTATGCCGGCGACGAGGAAGGCCGTGGCGGGATCTACAACTTCGTCACCAAGCGTGGCAAGGCGATGACGGACGCCAAGATCTCCTGGACCCAGGTCGAGACCGGATCGGCCATCACATGGAAGTACCCCAGCGTGATCCTCCAGGGTGACAACTCGACCGGCGAGTTCTACTCGGTTGCCGTGGTCAACAACCGGCAGCAGGCCGACACCGGTACGAAGATGATCCACATCGGCCGGAACACCAAGTCGAACATCGTCTCCAAGGGGATCTCCGCGGGCAAGGGCCAGAACTCCTACCGCGGGCAGGTGAAGGTGCTGCCGAAGGCCGAGGGCGCGCGCAATTACACGCAGTGCGACTCGATGCTGATCGGCAACGCGTGCGGTGCGCACACCTTTCCCTACATCGAGGCCCAGAACAACACGGCGATCATCGAGCACGAGGCGAGCACGTCGAAGATCGGGGAAGACCAGATCTTCTACCTCAAGCAACGCGGGCTGAGTGCCGAGCACGCGGTCTCGATGATCGTGAGCGGCTTCTGCCGCGAGGTGTTCAAGGAACTCCCCATGGAGTTTGCGCTGGAAGCGCAACAGCTGCTGGGCATCTCCCTGGAGGGGAGTGTGGGATAG
- a CDS encoding peptide chain release factor 3, translating into MFRAMSTATQRTLDAEVARRRTFAIISHPDAGKTTLTEKLLLYGGAIHLAGSVKSRRAARHATSDWMKLEQERGISVTSSVMQFEYEGYAINLLDTPGHEDFSEDTYRTLVAADSAVMLLDNRKGVEERTRQLFEVCKKRRTPIFTFVNKCDRVGEESLKIVSDVEADLGIMCHPVTWPVFDGNAFIGVYDRRLDRLHLFDRGDHHGAKRAAEEVLALHAPETRDKLGEAVYAQLRHDVELLDAAGHPFDREAILRGELSPVFFGSALTNFGVEPFLREFLDLAPPPLARESSAGTIAPTEPRFTGFVFKIQANMDPRHRDRIAFARICSGQFTAGMEVTHVRTGKRFRLATPQQFMARERIAVEEAWPGDVIGVVDRGMLRIGDTLSEEGVLEFGGVPRFPPEHFARVVLLDPMKRKQLDAGLRQLTEEGAAQVFFTSPTEVSGPTPIIGAVGMLQFDVMLHRLEHEYGVRCRLEKIGGRYPRWVVGPAAEIERVGRERGRSILYDANGAPLILFEDTWGLKWVLDRETALTFHEAAP; encoded by the coding sequence ATGTTCCGCGCGATGTCCACTGCCACCCAACGCACCCTCGACGCCGAAGTCGCCCGCCGCCGGACCTTCGCGATCATCAGTCACCCGGACGCCGGGAAGACGACCCTGACCGAGAAGCTGCTCCTCTATGGCGGGGCAATTCACCTGGCCGGATCGGTGAAGTCGCGGCGGGCCGCCCGGCATGCGACCTCGGACTGGATGAAACTCGAGCAGGAACGCGGCATCTCGGTCACCTCGAGCGTCATGCAGTTCGAGTACGAGGGGTACGCGATCAACCTCCTCGACACGCCGGGGCACGAAGACTTCTCCGAAGACACGTACCGCACCCTGGTCGCCGCCGACAGCGCCGTCATGCTGCTGGACAACCGCAAGGGGGTTGAGGAACGGACGCGTCAGCTCTTCGAAGTCTGCAAGAAGCGCCGGACCCCGATCTTCACCTTCGTCAACAAGTGTGACCGGGTGGGCGAAGAGTCGCTCAAGATCGTGAGTGACGTGGAGGCTGACCTCGGGATCATGTGTCACCCCGTGACCTGGCCGGTCTTTGATGGCAATGCGTTCATTGGCGTCTACGACCGGCGGCTCGATCGGCTGCATCTCTTTGATCGCGGCGATCATCACGGGGCGAAGCGCGCCGCCGAGGAGGTGCTCGCCCTCCACGCGCCGGAGACGCGAGACAAGCTGGGCGAGGCCGTGTATGCCCAGCTACGGCACGACGTGGAGTTGCTCGATGCGGCCGGACACCCGTTCGACCGGGAGGCGATCCTGCGGGGTGAACTCTCGCCGGTGTTCTTCGGGAGCGCGCTGACGAACTTCGGGGTCGAGCCGTTCCTCCGGGAGTTCCTGGATCTGGCCCCCCCGCCCCTCGCCCGGGAGAGTTCGGCCGGCACCATCGCGCCCACCGAGCCGCGCTTCACGGGGTTTGTCTTCAAGATCCAGGCGAACATGGATCCTCGACACCGCGACCGCATTGCCTTCGCCCGGATCTGCTCGGGGCAGTTCACGGCCGGGATGGAAGTGACGCACGTGCGTACCGGCAAGCGATTTCGCCTGGCGACGCCGCAGCAGTTCATGGCGCGCGAACGCATCGCGGTGGAGGAGGCCTGGCCTGGCGACGTGATCGGCGTGGTCGATCGGGGGATGCTGCGCATCGGGGACACGCTGTCGGAGGAGGGGGTGCTGGAGTTCGGCGGGGTGCCGCGATTTCCCCCCGAGCACTTTGCCCGCGTCGTGTTGCTGGACCCGATGAAGCGCAAACAGTTGGATGCCGGCCTGCGGCAGCTCACCGAAGAGGGGGCGGCGCAGGTGTTCTTCACCTCGCCCACCGAGGTGTCCGGACCGACGCCGATCATCGGGGCTGTCGGGATGCTGCAGTTCGACGTGATGCTGCATCGTCTCGAGCACGAGTACGGTGTGCGCTGTCGGCTGGAGAAGATCGGCGGGCGGTACCCGCGGTGGGTGGTCGGCCCGGCCGCGGAGATCGAACGTGTGGGCCGCGAACGCGGGCGCAGCATCCTCTACGATGCGAACGGCGCCCCGCTCATCCTGTTCGAGGACACCTGGGGTCTCAAGTGGGTCCTGGACCGGGAGACGGCGCTGACCTTCCACGAGGCCGCGCCGTAA
- a CDS encoding xanthine dehydrogenase family protein subunit M: protein MPVQSYHTPDTWEGATVALAHDGAVPSAGGTDLVPLMRAGITDPDVLVDLRHLPSTGTIEAGDDGSLRLGAAVTLDALARHELVCARFPALAQAAASVGSQPLRDVGTLGGNLCQHVRCWYFRGDHPCLRRGGSHCSAEIGENQYHAIFRSGACVVAHPSDCAVALVALDAMVHVRGPAGQRRVPAADFLVPSSQRMDSATCLGPGEVVEAVTLPPGAAGGTQLFHKQMQRAAWDFALVSVAATKRRDGEVRLVLGGVANTPWRVTTSIEEDVASGGLSDDDIETLAQRALYDATPLAHNAYKLDLASAVLCRAMARLSRD from the coding sequence ATGCCCGTGCAGTCATATCACACCCCGGACACCTGGGAAGGCGCCACCGTGGCGCTCGCCCATGATGGCGCCGTTCCCTCCGCCGGTGGGACAGACCTCGTGCCCCTGATGCGGGCCGGCATCACCGATCCGGACGTCCTGGTGGACCTCCGGCATCTCCCCAGCACCGGAACGATCGAAGCGGGCGATGATGGTAGCCTGCGCCTCGGGGCAGCGGTGACCCTGGACGCGCTGGCGCGCCACGAGCTGGTGTGCGCGCGGTTCCCGGCGCTCGCCCAGGCCGCTGCGTCCGTAGGGTCCCAGCCCTTGCGCGATGTGGGCACGTTAGGCGGCAACCTCTGCCAGCATGTACGGTGCTGGTACTTTCGCGGGGACCACCCCTGCTTGCGACGCGGGGGCTCCCACTGCTCCGCAGAGATCGGGGAGAACCAGTACCACGCGATCTTTCGCAGCGGAGCGTGCGTGGTCGCGCACCCCTCTGACTGCGCGGTCGCCCTGGTGGCCCTCGACGCGATGGTACACGTGCGCGGCCCTGCGGGCCAGCGACGGGTGCCTGCGGCGGATTTCCTCGTCCCATCGTCCCAGCGCATGGACAGTGCGACCTGCCTCGGTCCCGGCGAAGTGGTCGAAGCCGTCACCCTCCCCCCTGGCGCCGCGGGCGGGACCCAGCTCTTCCACAAGCAGATGCAACGGGCCGCCTGGGACTTCGCCTTGGTCTCGGTCGCCGCGACCAAGCGGCGTGACGGCGAAGTGCGCCTGGTGCTTGGGGGCGTCGCCAACACCCCGTGGCGGGTCACGACGTCCATCGAGGAGGATGTCGCGTCCGGTGGGTTATCCGACGACGACATCGAGACCCTCGCGCAGCGCGCCCTGTACGACGCGACCCCGCTGGCACACAACGCATACAAACTCGACCTTGCATCTGCGGTGCTCTGTCGCGCGATGGCGAGGTTGTCCCGGGACTGA
- a CDS encoding Ig-like domain-containing protein, producing the protein MTRSLGALALAVLAACGETTASAALGAARVTALSASGLTGVAGTALADRIEFRVLDAGNQPLAGVSVTFGASGSGAVDPASATTDASGVARTRWTLSRTIGANTLTASAGANVSTSVTATGSAGRAATVTAVGGITQTASVGSPVPIVPAVRVVDAFGNLVEGVAVTFTVLTGGGTTTGAVARTSSQGVAAVGSWVLGQTAGNHTLTARVEEGGVANNPIVFTAIATPGAAAAVAAASAVAQVAPAGTAVAAPPSIKVTDAGGNPVPNVAVNFTVTAGGGTVSPQALLTNTQGVATASSWLLGTTAGPNQVTATAGTLPPVIFQATGAAGAAATMTLVTGNNQSAQAGRPLAIAPSVVIQDANGNPLPGIIVTFSVTSGGGTAVGARQTTDATGTAEVGAWFLGTAPGTNTMTASSTGLPAVTFTATGLAGAAVSMVANAPLVQSATAGSAVATPPSVIVRDLAGNPVPGIQVTFGVTAGGGAVVGSPATTNASGVATLTSWTLGTAVGTNLVVANAAGLPSVTFTATGTAGPAANVVIVSGNNQAGIAGSPVATPPKVRVTDAAGNAVSGATVTFAVTGGSGTVSGATQTTDAAGEAAVGSWTLGSGSPNTLSATVTGSGITGNPLTFTADAATAIVITGPPTSPQTLGTNFSFTVELRNSAGGTVSLAGVPLTVAIATGGGTLNGVTTVNTLSTGAVTFTVNVTGVAGARTFNITGSGLTTATTGSITIN; encoded by the coding sequence ATGACACGAAGCCTGGGGGCGTTGGCCCTCGCTGTGCTGGCCGCCTGTGGGGAGACCACGGCAAGTGCCGCGTTGGGCGCGGCCCGGGTGACGGCCTTGTCGGCCAGTGGCCTGACAGGTGTCGCTGGGACCGCACTGGCGGACCGGATCGAGTTTCGCGTGCTGGACGCCGGCAACCAGCCGTTGGCCGGCGTCAGCGTGACGTTCGGGGCGTCCGGAAGCGGCGCGGTGGATCCGGCGAGTGCGACCACCGATGCGTCGGGCGTCGCCCGCACGCGCTGGACCTTGTCGCGGACGATCGGCGCCAACACCCTCACCGCGAGTGCCGGGGCGAATGTCTCGACCTCCGTCACGGCGACCGGGTCGGCCGGGCGTGCGGCGACCGTCACGGCGGTTGGGGGTATCACCCAAACAGCGAGTGTCGGGAGCCCCGTCCCTATCGTGCCGGCCGTGCGCGTGGTGGACGCGTTTGGCAACCTGGTGGAAGGGGTGGCGGTCACCTTCACGGTCCTGACGGGTGGCGGGACCACAACAGGGGCCGTCGCGCGGACGTCGAGCCAGGGAGTTGCCGCCGTCGGAAGTTGGGTGCTTGGGCAAACCGCCGGCAACCACACGTTGACGGCGCGCGTCGAGGAAGGCGGGGTGGCCAACAACCCGATCGTGTTCACGGCGATTGCCACGCCGGGCGCGGCGGCGGCCGTCGCGGCGGCCTCGGCTGTCGCGCAGGTGGCGCCGGCTGGCACCGCGGTCGCTGCCCCACCGTCCATCAAGGTGACCGATGCCGGTGGCAACCCGGTGCCTAACGTTGCGGTGAACTTCACGGTGACCGCCGGCGGGGGCACGGTCAGCCCTCAGGCCCTCCTGACCAACACCCAGGGGGTGGCGACGGCGAGCAGCTGGCTGCTCGGCACCACGGCCGGGCCCAACCAGGTGACCGCCACGGCGGGCACGCTCCCGCCGGTGATCTTCCAGGCGACGGGCGCGGCCGGTGCGGCCGCGACGATGACCCTCGTGACCGGGAACAACCAGAGCGCGCAGGCTGGGCGGCCGCTGGCCATTGCGCCCTCGGTGGTGATTCAAGACGCCAATGGCAATCCGCTGCCGGGAATTATCGTGACGTTCAGCGTCACCTCCGGCGGTGGGACCGCCGTGGGCGCGCGCCAGACGACAGATGCCACCGGCACGGCGGAGGTAGGTGCCTGGTTCCTCGGCACCGCGCCGGGGACCAACACGATGACCGCGTCGAGCACGGGCCTGCCGGCGGTCACCTTCACGGCGACGGGTCTGGCTGGCGCCGCCGTCTCGATGGTGGCGAACGCTCCGCTCGTGCAGAGTGCGACCGCAGGCTCGGCGGTGGCCACCCCGCCGAGCGTGATCGTCCGTGACCTCGCGGGCAATCCGGTGCCTGGCATCCAGGTCACCTTCGGGGTCACTGCCGGCGGTGGTGCGGTGGTCGGTTCGCCGGCCACAACGAACGCCAGCGGGGTCGCGACCCTGACCTCCTGGACCCTGGGCACCGCGGTTGGCACCAACCTGGTCGTGGCCAACGCGGCGGGGCTCCCGAGCGTGACCTTCACGGCGACTGGCACTGCAGGGCCGGCCGCGAACGTGGTGATCGTCAGCGGGAACAACCAGGCGGGAATCGCGGGGTCGCCCGTGGCGACGCCGCCAAAGGTCCGGGTCACCGATGCCGCTGGAAACGCGGTGAGTGGTGCCACGGTCACCTTCGCCGTCACCGGGGGAAGTGGGACGGTGAGTGGGGCGACGCAAACGACCGATGCGGCCGGTGAGGCTGCTGTCGGAAGTTGGACCCTGGGGAGTGGGTCGCCCAACACGTTGAGTGCGACCGTGACCGGGAGTGGCATCACCGGGAATCCCCTGACGTTCACCGCCGATGCCGCGACTGCGATTGTCATCACCGGACCGCCCACATCGCCACAGACGCTGGGCACGAACTTCAGCTTCACGGTGGAGCTGCGTAACTCGGCCGGGGGCACCGTGTCGTTGGCCGGGGTGCCCCTCACCGTCGCGATCGCGACGGGCGGTGGGACGCTCAATGGCGTGACGACCGTCAACACGCTCTCGACGGGCGCGGTCACCTTCACGGTGAACGTGACCGGTGTCGCTGGCGCCCGCACGTTCAACATCACTGGCAGTGGTCTCACGACGGCGACCACCGGTTCGATCACCATCAACTAG
- a CDS encoding zinc-binding dehydrogenase: protein MFRAAVMPAPHQALEIRTLPRPHLDRDAALLRVLYSEVCGTDVHLHHGRLSGVPFPIIPGHVSVGEVAELGSPIHDVEGRPFAVGDRVTFLDVHETCGRCYHCLVTRQSTRCPHRKVYGITYSANEGLLGGWAEALWMKPGVHMLRLPGELDAETFIGGGCGLVTAMHAVDRGEIRLGNSVAVLGAGPVGQSIIALASLSGADHVIAIGDPASRLQFAERMGATHTLGLDLDPRDRAQAVKDLTNGFGVDVVIEASGAPDAVSQAFDLVRDGGRIVVCGHYTDNGDVRIHPHWQINRKHVELRGCWGSDFSHFHRALKVAAKHGARFPWREMVSRAYGLHEVNEALQAVERREVTKALIVPGGP from the coding sequence ATGTTTCGCGCCGCTGTCATGCCTGCGCCCCACCAGGCGCTCGAGATCCGCACCCTCCCACGCCCGCACCTCGACCGGGACGCCGCCCTCCTGCGCGTGCTGTATTCCGAGGTGTGCGGCACCGACGTGCACCTGCACCATGGCCGGCTCAGCGGCGTTCCCTTCCCGATCATTCCCGGGCATGTCTCCGTGGGCGAGGTCGCCGAACTCGGCAGCCCGATCCACGATGTGGAGGGACGTCCGTTCGCCGTCGGCGACCGGGTCACCTTTCTCGACGTGCATGAGACCTGCGGCCGGTGTTATCACTGCCTGGTCACTCGGCAATCCACCCGTTGTCCGCACCGCAAGGTCTACGGCATCACCTACAGCGCCAACGAAGGATTGCTGGGCGGCTGGGCCGAGGCGCTGTGGATGAAACCCGGGGTGCACATGCTGCGCCTCCCAGGCGAACTGGACGCCGAGACGTTTATTGGGGGCGGGTGCGGTCTCGTGACCGCGATGCACGCCGTGGACCGCGGGGAGATCCGGCTGGGGAACAGCGTGGCCGTCCTTGGCGCAGGGCCCGTGGGCCAGTCGATCATTGCGCTGGCGTCCCTCTCGGGCGCCGACCACGTGATTGCGATCGGAGACCCCGCCTCGCGTCTCCAGTTCGCGGAACGCATGGGTGCGACGCACACCCTCGGGCTCGACCTGGACCCGCGCGACCGCGCCCAGGCCGTGAAGGACCTCACGAACGGGTTCGGCGTGGACGTGGTGATCGAGGCGAGTGGCGCCCCGGATGCCGTGTCCCAAGCGTTTGACCTGGTGCGAGACGGCGGGCGCATCGTGGTCTGCGGACACTACACCGACAATGGCGACGTCCGCATCCACCCGCATTGGCAAATCAACCGCAAGCACGTGGAGTTGCGTGGGTGCTGGGGATCGGACTTCTCGCACTTCCATCGCGCACTCAAGGTGGCGGCGAAGCACGGCGCGCGGTTCCCCTGGCGGGAGATGGTATCACGTGCCTATGGCCTGCACGAGGTCAACGAGGCCTTGCAGGCGGTGGAACGCCGCGAGGTGACCAAGGCGCTGATCGTCCCCGGCGGACCGTAG
- a CDS encoding YhbY family RNA-binding protein — MKGKERAELRAEAHHLDPLVHVGVSGATDAVMQTIDEALRTHELVKVAIGRHAGLEPRPVATAMATALGAEVIQVIGRKVTLYRHAPELWAKPRLVPPWRRA, encoded by the coding sequence ATGAAAGGGAAGGAACGCGCGGAGTTGCGCGCCGAGGCTCACCACCTCGATCCCCTGGTGCATGTGGGGGTGTCGGGGGCGACGGACGCCGTGATGCAGACGATCGACGAGGCGCTACGGACGCATGAGCTGGTGAAGGTGGCGATCGGGCGCCATGCCGGGCTGGAGCCGCGTCCGGTCGCGACCGCCATGGCCACGGCGTTAGGTGCCGAGGTGATCCAGGTGATCGGGCGCAAGGTGACCTTGTATCGCCACGCACCGGAGTTGTGGGCCAAGCCACGGCTCGTCCCACCCTGGCGCCGCGCCTAG